One window of Colius striatus isolate bColStr4 chromosome 16, bColStr4.1.hap1, whole genome shotgun sequence genomic DNA carries:
- the LOC104561962 gene encoding serine/threonine-protein phosphatase 4 regulatory subunit 1 isoform X1, producing MAGIPLYFVDLQDDLDDFGFEDYGPDCDSMRITAFLDIPGQDNLTPLARLEKYAFSDNIFNRQIIARGLLDVFRDFSNNEEDFLTVMEIVVRLSEDAEPTVRTELMEQIPPIAIFLQESRPKFPTAFFEYLMPIVVRYLTDVNNQVRKAGQEALLILLEQDLVAQSDIENKVCPILLDLSAPDSDDEYKVEAVNIICKMASMLSRTTVERMLLPRFCELCSDGKLFQVRKICAANFGDICNAVGQEATERLLIPKFFELCSDSVWGMRKACAECFMAVSYTTSPEVRRSKLSPLFINLISDTCRWVRQAAFQSLGPFISTFANPSSAGLYIREDGTLSIRPSTQDVNSNSYQPSNNINLTSSSTNATLSSSEQPMEIKPESSTEETSAEVNANLSVGNLNKDAWEESSDCTSPGEDMSQLSQGDKVAAGAVEVTKDSSFPPRNSGLQSAEDVFNTFLYWRPPLPDISQDLELLQFKTEKHKESCSVPCNNCVASCEIKKVLESLQEHIDDPDVQAQVQVLSAALRAAQFDSVGEYETKKMEESSGKLQNKTISDETAVSDATCSQVKEDSLSSPASRNNISDQSTSSTLKSTDSEEQHGGTGVFLKKEQENNPPLEDDKSKLQDIIPQPLLDQYLSMTDPARAQTVDTEIAKHCAYSLPGVALTLGRQNWHCLKDTYETLASDVQWKVRRTLAFSIHELAVILGDQLTAADLVPIFNGFLKDLDEVRIGVLKHLYDFLKLLHADKRREYLYQLQEFVVTDNSRNWRFRYELAEQLILILELYNPNDVYDYLRHIALTLCSDKVSEVRWISFKLVVAILQKFYANNANALGLNFINELVVRFRHCSKWVGRQAFAFICQAVVEEECMPVDQFVEHLLPSLLSLASDPVPNVRVLLAKALRQTLLEKAYFKSVGNPHLEAAEETIQALQSDRDQDVSFFATIKLKQGNMDKTTTEKQD from the exons TTGGATTTGAAGATTATGGACCAGACTGTGATAGCATGAGGATAACAGCATTCTTGGATATTCCTGGACAGGATAACTTAACTCCACTGGCTCGTCTAGAAAAATATGCTTTCAGTGATAACATATTTAACAG GCAAATTATTGCCAGAGGTCTTTTGGATGTCTTTCGAGATTTCAGTAATAATGAAGAAGACTTCCTGACTGTAATGGAAATAGTGGTCAGACTCTCTGAAGATGCAG aaCCTACTGTACGTACAGAGCTGATGGAACAAATACCTCCTATTGCCATTTTTCTGCAAGAAAGTCGACCAAAATTCCCAACAGCATTTTTTGAATACCTTATGCCCATAGTAGTGAGATACCTCACAGATGTTAACAATCAG GTTAGAAAGGCAGGTCAAGAAGCACTGCTTATACTGCTAGAACAAGATCTTGTTGCTCAGAGTGACATTGAAAATAAGGTGTGTCCAATTCTGTTGGACCTCTCTGCTCCTGACAGTGATGATGAGTACAAGGTGGAAGCTGTTAAT ATTATCTGTAAAATGGCTTCCATGTTGAGCAGAACAACCGTTGAACGCATGCTGCTTCCTCGTTTCTGTGAACTGTGCAGCGATGGGAAATTGTTTCAAGTCCGAAAG atTTGTGCAGCTAATTTTGGTGACATTTGTAATGCAGTTGGGCAAGAAGCCACAGAAAGACTGTTG ATTCCAAAGTTCTTTGAGCTGTGTTCCGATAGTGTTTGGGGAATGAGAAAAGCTTGTGCTGAATGCTTTATGGCAGTGTCTTATACCACATCGCCAGAAGTTCGTAGAAGCAAACTATCCCCACTGTTTATCAATCTTATTAGTGACACTTGCAGATGG GTTCGTCAGGCTGCTTTTCAGTCTCTTGGCCCATTTATTTCTACCTTTGCGAACCCTTCAAGTGCTGGTCTTTACATTCGAGAGGATGGGACACTGAGTATCCGACCATCAACACAAGATGTGAATTCTAATTCTTATCAGCCAAGCAACAATATAAATTTAACATCCTCTAGTACAAATGCTACATTGTCCAG TTCAGAACAACCAATGGAAATCAAACCAGAATCATCGACTGAGGAGACTTCAGCTGAAGTTAATGCCAATCTCTCAGTTGGGAACCTAAATAAAGATGCATGGGAAGAAAGTTCAGACTGTACCAGTCCTGGAGAAGACATGTCTCAATTGTCTCAGGGTGACAAAGTTGCTGCTGGTGCTGTAGAAGTCACAAAGGACAGCAGTTTTCCTCCAAGGAACTCAGGACTACAGTCTGCTGAGGATGTATTTAATACTTTTTTGTACTGGCGCCCTCCTCTGCCTGATATAAGTCAGGATCTGGAGTTGCTTCAGTTCAAGACCGAAAAGCACAAagagagctgctctgtgccatgTAATAACTGCGTTGCTAGttgtgaaataaaaaaggttCTAGAAAGCTTACAGGAGCACATAGATGATCCGGATGTTCAAG CTCAGGTGCAAGTATTGTCTGCTGCTCTTAGAGCTGCTCAGTTTGATTCTGTTGGTGAATATGAGaccaaaaaaatggaagaaagcagTGGCAAACTTCAgaacaaaactatttcagatgaaacagctgtttcagaTGCTACGTGCAGCCAGGTGAAGGAAGATAGTCTTTCATCCCCTGCCTCCCGGAATAACATCAGTGACCAGTCTACCAGCAGTACACTAAAAAGCACA GATTCAGAGGAACAACATGGAGGAACTGgggtatttttaaagaaagagcaagaaaataaTCCACCACTTGAAGATGACAAATCAAAATTACAG GATATCATACCTCAACCTTTATTAGACCAGTACTTGTCAATGACTGACCCAGCTCGAGCCCAGACTGTTGATACTGAAATAGCCAAACACTGTGCATACAGCCTTCCTGGGGTGGCCTTAACACTGGGCAGGCAGAACTGGCACTGCCTGAAGGACACGTACGAGACGCTGGCCTCGGATGTACAG TGGAAGGTCCGTCGGACACTGGCTTTCTCCATCCATGAGCTAGCAGTTATTCTGGGGGATCAGCTAACAGCTGCTGATCTGGTGCCAATTTTTAATGGATTCTTGAAAGATCTGGATGAAGTGCGCATTGGTGTCCTTAAACACCTGTATGACTTTCTGAAG ttacTTCATGCAGACAAAAGGCGAGAATATCTTTACCAACTCCAAGAATTTGTGGTGACTGATAACAGTAGGAACTGGAGGTTTCGTTACGAGCTGGCAGA GCAGCTGATCCTGATACTGGAACTCTACAATCCCAACGATGTCTATGACTACTTACGCCATATTGCACTAACTCTTTGCTCGGATAAAGTTTCAGAAGTTCGGTGGATCTCCTTCAAACTG GTTGTAGCAATATTACAGAAGTTCTATGCAAACAATGCAAATGCACTGGGATTAAATTTCATTAATGAACTTGTAGTGCGGTTTCGTCACTGCTCCAAGTGGGTTGGAAGACAAGCTTTTGCCTTCATTTGTCAG GCTGTGGTAGAAGAAGAATGTATGCCTGTGGACCAATTTGTTGAACACTTACTCCCCAGTCTTTTAAGCCTTGCTTCAGATCCTGTGCCAAACGTGAGGGTTCTGCTGGCCAAGGCTCTGCGTCAGACCTTGCTAGAGAAAG CTTATTTTAAAAGCGTTGGCAATCCTCATCTAGAAGCTGCAGAAGAGACCATTCAAGCCCTGCAGTCTGACAGAGATCAAGACGTGTCCTTCTTTGCCACCATAAAACTAAAACAGGGTAATATGGACAAGACAACCACTGAAAAACAAGACTGA
- the LOC104561962 gene encoding serine/threonine-protein phosphatase 4 regulatory subunit 1 isoform X2 — protein sequence MAVGFEDYGPDCDSMRITAFLDIPGQDNLTPLARLEKYAFSDNIFNRQIIARGLLDVFRDFSNNEEDFLTVMEIVVRLSEDAEPTVRTELMEQIPPIAIFLQESRPKFPTAFFEYLMPIVVRYLTDVNNQVRKAGQEALLILLEQDLVAQSDIENKVCPILLDLSAPDSDDEYKVEAVNIICKMASMLSRTTVERMLLPRFCELCSDGKLFQVRKICAANFGDICNAVGQEATERLLIPKFFELCSDSVWGMRKACAECFMAVSYTTSPEVRRSKLSPLFINLISDTCRWVRQAAFQSLGPFISTFANPSSAGLYIREDGTLSIRPSTQDVNSNSYQPSNNINLTSSSTNATLSSSEQPMEIKPESSTEETSAEVNANLSVGNLNKDAWEESSDCTSPGEDMSQLSQGDKVAAGAVEVTKDSSFPPRNSGLQSAEDVFNTFLYWRPPLPDISQDLELLQFKTEKHKESCSVPCNNCVASCEIKKVLESLQEHIDDPDVQAQVQVLSAALRAAQFDSVGEYETKKMEESSGKLQNKTISDETAVSDATCSQVKEDSLSSPASRNNISDQSTSSTLKSTDSEEQHGGTGVFLKKEQENNPPLEDDKSKLQDIIPQPLLDQYLSMTDPARAQTVDTEIAKHCAYSLPGVALTLGRQNWHCLKDTYETLASDVQWKVRRTLAFSIHELAVILGDQLTAADLVPIFNGFLKDLDEVRIGVLKHLYDFLKLLHADKRREYLYQLQEFVVTDNSRNWRFRYELAEQLILILELYNPNDVYDYLRHIALTLCSDKVSEVRWISFKLVVAILQKFYANNANALGLNFINELVVRFRHCSKWVGRQAFAFICQAVVEEECMPVDQFVEHLLPSLLSLASDPVPNVRVLLAKALRQTLLEKAYFKSVGNPHLEAAEETIQALQSDRDQDVSFFATIKLKQGNMDKTTTEKQD from the exons TTGGATTTGAAGATTATGGACCAGACTGTGATAGCATGAGGATAACAGCATTCTTGGATATTCCTGGACAGGATAACTTAACTCCACTGGCTCGTCTAGAAAAATATGCTTTCAGTGATAACATATTTAACAG GCAAATTATTGCCAGAGGTCTTTTGGATGTCTTTCGAGATTTCAGTAATAATGAAGAAGACTTCCTGACTGTAATGGAAATAGTGGTCAGACTCTCTGAAGATGCAG aaCCTACTGTACGTACAGAGCTGATGGAACAAATACCTCCTATTGCCATTTTTCTGCAAGAAAGTCGACCAAAATTCCCAACAGCATTTTTTGAATACCTTATGCCCATAGTAGTGAGATACCTCACAGATGTTAACAATCAG GTTAGAAAGGCAGGTCAAGAAGCACTGCTTATACTGCTAGAACAAGATCTTGTTGCTCAGAGTGACATTGAAAATAAGGTGTGTCCAATTCTGTTGGACCTCTCTGCTCCTGACAGTGATGATGAGTACAAGGTGGAAGCTGTTAAT ATTATCTGTAAAATGGCTTCCATGTTGAGCAGAACAACCGTTGAACGCATGCTGCTTCCTCGTTTCTGTGAACTGTGCAGCGATGGGAAATTGTTTCAAGTCCGAAAG atTTGTGCAGCTAATTTTGGTGACATTTGTAATGCAGTTGGGCAAGAAGCCACAGAAAGACTGTTG ATTCCAAAGTTCTTTGAGCTGTGTTCCGATAGTGTTTGGGGAATGAGAAAAGCTTGTGCTGAATGCTTTATGGCAGTGTCTTATACCACATCGCCAGAAGTTCGTAGAAGCAAACTATCCCCACTGTTTATCAATCTTATTAGTGACACTTGCAGATGG GTTCGTCAGGCTGCTTTTCAGTCTCTTGGCCCATTTATTTCTACCTTTGCGAACCCTTCAAGTGCTGGTCTTTACATTCGAGAGGATGGGACACTGAGTATCCGACCATCAACACAAGATGTGAATTCTAATTCTTATCAGCCAAGCAACAATATAAATTTAACATCCTCTAGTACAAATGCTACATTGTCCAG TTCAGAACAACCAATGGAAATCAAACCAGAATCATCGACTGAGGAGACTTCAGCTGAAGTTAATGCCAATCTCTCAGTTGGGAACCTAAATAAAGATGCATGGGAAGAAAGTTCAGACTGTACCAGTCCTGGAGAAGACATGTCTCAATTGTCTCAGGGTGACAAAGTTGCTGCTGGTGCTGTAGAAGTCACAAAGGACAGCAGTTTTCCTCCAAGGAACTCAGGACTACAGTCTGCTGAGGATGTATTTAATACTTTTTTGTACTGGCGCCCTCCTCTGCCTGATATAAGTCAGGATCTGGAGTTGCTTCAGTTCAAGACCGAAAAGCACAAagagagctgctctgtgccatgTAATAACTGCGTTGCTAGttgtgaaataaaaaaggttCTAGAAAGCTTACAGGAGCACATAGATGATCCGGATGTTCAAG CTCAGGTGCAAGTATTGTCTGCTGCTCTTAGAGCTGCTCAGTTTGATTCTGTTGGTGAATATGAGaccaaaaaaatggaagaaagcagTGGCAAACTTCAgaacaaaactatttcagatgaaacagctgtttcagaTGCTACGTGCAGCCAGGTGAAGGAAGATAGTCTTTCATCCCCTGCCTCCCGGAATAACATCAGTGACCAGTCTACCAGCAGTACACTAAAAAGCACA GATTCAGAGGAACAACATGGAGGAACTGgggtatttttaaagaaagagcaagaaaataaTCCACCACTTGAAGATGACAAATCAAAATTACAG GATATCATACCTCAACCTTTATTAGACCAGTACTTGTCAATGACTGACCCAGCTCGAGCCCAGACTGTTGATACTGAAATAGCCAAACACTGTGCATACAGCCTTCCTGGGGTGGCCTTAACACTGGGCAGGCAGAACTGGCACTGCCTGAAGGACACGTACGAGACGCTGGCCTCGGATGTACAG TGGAAGGTCCGTCGGACACTGGCTTTCTCCATCCATGAGCTAGCAGTTATTCTGGGGGATCAGCTAACAGCTGCTGATCTGGTGCCAATTTTTAATGGATTCTTGAAAGATCTGGATGAAGTGCGCATTGGTGTCCTTAAACACCTGTATGACTTTCTGAAG ttacTTCATGCAGACAAAAGGCGAGAATATCTTTACCAACTCCAAGAATTTGTGGTGACTGATAACAGTAGGAACTGGAGGTTTCGTTACGAGCTGGCAGA GCAGCTGATCCTGATACTGGAACTCTACAATCCCAACGATGTCTATGACTACTTACGCCATATTGCACTAACTCTTTGCTCGGATAAAGTTTCAGAAGTTCGGTGGATCTCCTTCAAACTG GTTGTAGCAATATTACAGAAGTTCTATGCAAACAATGCAAATGCACTGGGATTAAATTTCATTAATGAACTTGTAGTGCGGTTTCGTCACTGCTCCAAGTGGGTTGGAAGACAAGCTTTTGCCTTCATTTGTCAG GCTGTGGTAGAAGAAGAATGTATGCCTGTGGACCAATTTGTTGAACACTTACTCCCCAGTCTTTTAAGCCTTGCTTCAGATCCTGTGCCAAACGTGAGGGTTCTGCTGGCCAAGGCTCTGCGTCAGACCTTGCTAGAGAAAG CTTATTTTAAAAGCGTTGGCAATCCTCATCTAGAAGCTGCAGAAGAGACCATTCAAGCCCTGCAGTCTGACAGAGATCAAGACGTGTCCTTCTTTGCCACCATAAAACTAAAACAGGGTAATATGGACAAGACAACCACTGAAAAACAAGACTGA
- the LOC104561962 gene encoding serine/threonine-protein phosphatase 4 regulatory subunit 1 isoform X3, with the protein MRITAFLDIPGQDNLTPLARLEKYAFSDNIFNRQIIARGLLDVFRDFSNNEEDFLTVMEIVVRLSEDAEPTVRTELMEQIPPIAIFLQESRPKFPTAFFEYLMPIVVRYLTDVNNQVRKAGQEALLILLEQDLVAQSDIENKVCPILLDLSAPDSDDEYKVEAVNIICKMASMLSRTTVERMLLPRFCELCSDGKLFQVRKICAANFGDICNAVGQEATERLLIPKFFELCSDSVWGMRKACAECFMAVSYTTSPEVRRSKLSPLFINLISDTCRWVRQAAFQSLGPFISTFANPSSAGLYIREDGTLSIRPSTQDVNSNSYQPSNNINLTSSSTNATLSSSEQPMEIKPESSTEETSAEVNANLSVGNLNKDAWEESSDCTSPGEDMSQLSQGDKVAAGAVEVTKDSSFPPRNSGLQSAEDVFNTFLYWRPPLPDISQDLELLQFKTEKHKESCSVPCNNCVASCEIKKVLESLQEHIDDPDVQAQVQVLSAALRAAQFDSVGEYETKKMEESSGKLQNKTISDETAVSDATCSQVKEDSLSSPASRNNISDQSTSSTLKSTDSEEQHGGTGVFLKKEQENNPPLEDDKSKLQDIIPQPLLDQYLSMTDPARAQTVDTEIAKHCAYSLPGVALTLGRQNWHCLKDTYETLASDVQWKVRRTLAFSIHELAVILGDQLTAADLVPIFNGFLKDLDEVRIGVLKHLYDFLKLLHADKRREYLYQLQEFVVTDNSRNWRFRYELAEQLILILELYNPNDVYDYLRHIALTLCSDKVSEVRWISFKLVVAILQKFYANNANALGLNFINELVVRFRHCSKWVGRQAFAFICQAVVEEECMPVDQFVEHLLPSLLSLASDPVPNVRVLLAKALRQTLLEKAYFKSVGNPHLEAAEETIQALQSDRDQDVSFFATIKLKQGNMDKTTTEKQD; encoded by the exons ATGAGGATAACAGCATTCTTGGATATTCCTGGACAGGATAACTTAACTCCACTGGCTCGTCTAGAAAAATATGCTTTCAGTGATAACATATTTAACAG GCAAATTATTGCCAGAGGTCTTTTGGATGTCTTTCGAGATTTCAGTAATAATGAAGAAGACTTCCTGACTGTAATGGAAATAGTGGTCAGACTCTCTGAAGATGCAG aaCCTACTGTACGTACAGAGCTGATGGAACAAATACCTCCTATTGCCATTTTTCTGCAAGAAAGTCGACCAAAATTCCCAACAGCATTTTTTGAATACCTTATGCCCATAGTAGTGAGATACCTCACAGATGTTAACAATCAG GTTAGAAAGGCAGGTCAAGAAGCACTGCTTATACTGCTAGAACAAGATCTTGTTGCTCAGAGTGACATTGAAAATAAGGTGTGTCCAATTCTGTTGGACCTCTCTGCTCCTGACAGTGATGATGAGTACAAGGTGGAAGCTGTTAAT ATTATCTGTAAAATGGCTTCCATGTTGAGCAGAACAACCGTTGAACGCATGCTGCTTCCTCGTTTCTGTGAACTGTGCAGCGATGGGAAATTGTTTCAAGTCCGAAAG atTTGTGCAGCTAATTTTGGTGACATTTGTAATGCAGTTGGGCAAGAAGCCACAGAAAGACTGTTG ATTCCAAAGTTCTTTGAGCTGTGTTCCGATAGTGTTTGGGGAATGAGAAAAGCTTGTGCTGAATGCTTTATGGCAGTGTCTTATACCACATCGCCAGAAGTTCGTAGAAGCAAACTATCCCCACTGTTTATCAATCTTATTAGTGACACTTGCAGATGG GTTCGTCAGGCTGCTTTTCAGTCTCTTGGCCCATTTATTTCTACCTTTGCGAACCCTTCAAGTGCTGGTCTTTACATTCGAGAGGATGGGACACTGAGTATCCGACCATCAACACAAGATGTGAATTCTAATTCTTATCAGCCAAGCAACAATATAAATTTAACATCCTCTAGTACAAATGCTACATTGTCCAG TTCAGAACAACCAATGGAAATCAAACCAGAATCATCGACTGAGGAGACTTCAGCTGAAGTTAATGCCAATCTCTCAGTTGGGAACCTAAATAAAGATGCATGGGAAGAAAGTTCAGACTGTACCAGTCCTGGAGAAGACATGTCTCAATTGTCTCAGGGTGACAAAGTTGCTGCTGGTGCTGTAGAAGTCACAAAGGACAGCAGTTTTCCTCCAAGGAACTCAGGACTACAGTCTGCTGAGGATGTATTTAATACTTTTTTGTACTGGCGCCCTCCTCTGCCTGATATAAGTCAGGATCTGGAGTTGCTTCAGTTCAAGACCGAAAAGCACAAagagagctgctctgtgccatgTAATAACTGCGTTGCTAGttgtgaaataaaaaaggttCTAGAAAGCTTACAGGAGCACATAGATGATCCGGATGTTCAAG CTCAGGTGCAAGTATTGTCTGCTGCTCTTAGAGCTGCTCAGTTTGATTCTGTTGGTGAATATGAGaccaaaaaaatggaagaaagcagTGGCAAACTTCAgaacaaaactatttcagatgaaacagctgtttcagaTGCTACGTGCAGCCAGGTGAAGGAAGATAGTCTTTCATCCCCTGCCTCCCGGAATAACATCAGTGACCAGTCTACCAGCAGTACACTAAAAAGCACA GATTCAGAGGAACAACATGGAGGAACTGgggtatttttaaagaaagagcaagaaaataaTCCACCACTTGAAGATGACAAATCAAAATTACAG GATATCATACCTCAACCTTTATTAGACCAGTACTTGTCAATGACTGACCCAGCTCGAGCCCAGACTGTTGATACTGAAATAGCCAAACACTGTGCATACAGCCTTCCTGGGGTGGCCTTAACACTGGGCAGGCAGAACTGGCACTGCCTGAAGGACACGTACGAGACGCTGGCCTCGGATGTACAG TGGAAGGTCCGTCGGACACTGGCTTTCTCCATCCATGAGCTAGCAGTTATTCTGGGGGATCAGCTAACAGCTGCTGATCTGGTGCCAATTTTTAATGGATTCTTGAAAGATCTGGATGAAGTGCGCATTGGTGTCCTTAAACACCTGTATGACTTTCTGAAG ttacTTCATGCAGACAAAAGGCGAGAATATCTTTACCAACTCCAAGAATTTGTGGTGACTGATAACAGTAGGAACTGGAGGTTTCGTTACGAGCTGGCAGA GCAGCTGATCCTGATACTGGAACTCTACAATCCCAACGATGTCTATGACTACTTACGCCATATTGCACTAACTCTTTGCTCGGATAAAGTTTCAGAAGTTCGGTGGATCTCCTTCAAACTG GTTGTAGCAATATTACAGAAGTTCTATGCAAACAATGCAAATGCACTGGGATTAAATTTCATTAATGAACTTGTAGTGCGGTTTCGTCACTGCTCCAAGTGGGTTGGAAGACAAGCTTTTGCCTTCATTTGTCAG GCTGTGGTAGAAGAAGAATGTATGCCTGTGGACCAATTTGTTGAACACTTACTCCCCAGTCTTTTAAGCCTTGCTTCAGATCCTGTGCCAAACGTGAGGGTTCTGCTGGCCAAGGCTCTGCGTCAGACCTTGCTAGAGAAAG CTTATTTTAAAAGCGTTGGCAATCCTCATCTAGAAGCTGCAGAAGAGACCATTCAAGCCCTGCAGTCTGACAGAGATCAAGACGTGTCCTTCTTTGCCACCATAAAACTAAAACAGGGTAATATGGACAAGACAACCACTGAAAAACAAGACTGA
- the ANKRD60 gene encoding ankyrin repeat domain-containing protein 60 — MSSMPITVPSRLSQTFSVQLLLAETNETFSLPQCQNDLTMKRLKSHLELLTGIPVHFQRLQYLDAVDLPDESTFEDNDVVPGGTITMRIWQQDGWGRLVAAAARGDTAELVQLGVTEAAAGTAPYAAFLGPQQRKAWVAHRAFVALFVACHRGHLETAKFLLRHGADLHSKTPQGRTALHAAAVTGQCDCLELLLRFGAQARSTDSEGQSALSLAEQWGQRRGRRAMLSFQPQRRPRGPGPTASAAQTRPGPRTH; from the exons ATGTCTTCCATGCCCATCACTGTGCCTTCTAGGCTCTCGCAAACCTTCAGTGTCCAACTCCTTCTAGCTGAAACTAATGAGACCTTTTCACTACCTCAATGCCAAAATGACTTGACAATGAAGAGGCTTAAGTCCCACTTAGAATTACTGACTGGCATCCCTGTTCATTTCCAGCGGCTTCAGTACCTGGATGCAG TAGATCTGCCAGATGAGTCGACATTTGAGGACAATGATGTCGTCCCTGGTGGAACGATTACGATGCGCATCTGGCAACAAGATGGTTGGGGGCGTCTCGTGGCAGCTGCTGCAAGAGGAGACACTGCAGAG CTCGTCCAGCTGGGAGTTACGGAGGCTGCTGCGGGCACCGCGCCGTACGCAGCGTTCCTGGGCCCACAGCAGAGGAAGGCATGGGTGGCACACCGAGCTTTCGTGGCACTCTTTGTTGCCTGCCACAGAGGTCATCTTGAAACTGCCAAGTTTCTCCTGAGACACG gtgCTGATTTGCATTCTAAAACCCCGCAGGGAAGGACGGCCCTTCACGCTGCTGCTGTCACGGGTCAGTGCGACTGCCTGGAACTGCTCCTCCGCTTCGGGGCTCAAGCACGCAGCACGGACAGCGAGGGGCAGAGTGCGCTGAGCCTGGCCGAGCAGTGggggcagcgccggggccgACGGGCCATGCTCAGCTTCCAGCCCCAGAGGAGACCCCGCGGCCCTGGGCCAACCGCCAGCGCTGCGCAGACGCGTCCGGGCCCACGCACGCACTGA